Within the Calditrichota bacterium genome, the region CCGGTCCATCTAATTTTACCTGTTGTGCGATCTCTGCCTTCAAAAATATTTTCATCGTCCTGTTTTGCATTCCACGTAGTACGCATATCAAGTAGATTTACAAAAAAATCATTCGTAAGAGATTCTGGATTGGCTGTAAATACGCCGTGTTGTGTCTGGCCAACATTAGTGTTTAAAACGCGCATACCACCAACAAGGACCGTCATTTCCGGAGCCGTAAGTGTGAGCAATTGTGCCTTGTCTACTAACAACTCCTCGGCGGATATAGCATATTTTGTTTTGAGATAATTACGGAAACCATCCGCTGCAGGCTCGAGCACAGCTACGGAATCCACATCGGTTTGCTCTTGAGAAGCATCTCCACGTCCTGGCGTAAAAGGAACATTAATATCATTGCCGGCATTTTTTGCTGCCTGCTCAACTCCAACGCATCCGGCCAAAACAATAAGATCGGCCATTGAAACAATCTTGCCACCTGCTTGGGCATCGTTAAAATCTTTTTGAATGCCTTCAAGAGTTTGTAAAACAGTGTTCAACTTAGCAGGTTGATTGGCTTCCCAATCTTTCTGTGGTGCAAGACGGATACGCGCCCCGTTCGCTCCTCCGCGTTTATCGGAACCACGGAATGTAGATGCTGAAGCCCAGGCAGTCGAAACCAATTGTGAGACCGACAATCCTGAAGAACTTATGTTGTTTTTAAGTGATGTAATATCTTTTTCATTGATTAGTTCGTGAGTAACTGCCGGGATTGGATCTTGCCAGATAAGCTCTTCCTTTGGAACTTCAGATCCCAGATAAAGCGATCTCGGGCCCATATCACGGTGTGTCAGTTTAAACCAGGCACGGGCAAATGCATCTGCAAATTGATCCGGATTTTTATGAAAACGTCTCGATATTTTTTCATAAGCAGGATCCATGCGCATTGCCATATCGGCTGTGGTCATAATGGTCTTAACTTTCTTGGATGGATCGTGAGCAGCAGGTGCTAAATCCTTATCAGCTACATTGACTGGCACCCATTGATAAGCTCCGGCAGGGCTCTTTTCAACATCCCAGTCATAACCAAACAACATATCAAAATAGCCCATGTCCCATTTGGTTGGGTTTGGTGTCCAGGCTCCTTCAATACCACTTGTTATCGTGTCATCTCCCTTACCACTTCCAAAACTGCTTTTCCAACCGGCGCCTTGTTCTTCTATTCCGGCCCCTTCCGGCTCAGGGCCAACATGTCCCGTATCAGCGGCACCGTGCGTTTTACCAAAAGTATGCCCACCTGCTACAAGCGCAACTGTCTCTTCATCGTTCATGGCCATACGTGCAAATGTTTCACGGATATCCTGTCCTGATGCAACTGCACTCGGAACGCCGTTCGGGCCTTCAGGATTTACATAAATTAAACCCATCTGAACTGCCGCAAGCGGATTTTCTAAATCCCTCTCTCCTGAATATCGTTTATCGCCCAGCCATTCTGCTTCTGCGCCCCAATAAATATCTTCTTCAGGCTGCCAGATATCTTCTCTTCCACCGGCAAATCCGAATGTTTTGAAACCCATCGACTCAAGGGCACAATTACCTGCAAGGATCATAAGATCTGCCCATGATATTTTTCTTCCATATTTCTGTTTGATTGGCAAAAGGAGAAATCGAGCTTTATCGAGATTTGCATTATCGGGCCAGCTGTTAAGAGGAGCAAAACGCTGATTTCCAGTTCCGGCACCACCTCGTCCATCACCTGTTCGGTATGTGCCTGCGCTATGCCACGCCATCCGAATAAAAAGCCCGCCATAGTGACCATAATCTGCAGGCCACCAATTTTGTGAATCGGTCATTAATGCGTAAAGGTCCTTCTTCAATGCTTCCAGGTCCAGGCTTTTAAACTCTTCAGCGTAGTTAAAATGTTCGCCCATTGGGTTGGAACCGGGAGAATGTTGATGCAAAACATTGAGTTTTAACTGGTTTGGCCACCAATCGCGGTTTGATGTTCCACCACCAGCTACATGTGTTACCGGACACTTACTTTCGTTGCTCATAAGGTGCCTCCTATTTTTTTGAAATATGGATTTTGAGTGTGGTGATCAATATAGTGTAATGGTAACGGACAAACCAATTGATTTTAGTTATAGGATTATAAGTTTTGGTTATAAGAGTTTTATAAATATACAAAAAGGTAATAAATTGAAGCAGATAGAATCTATAATAAGCAAAAAGCCCATCTTATAAAAACAATGGGCTTAATAATAACAATTAATGCATCATATTTTACACATCTTTATTTTACATACATTTTTATTATGCCGCGATATGAGTTTACATCAATTACTGCATTGCCAGGTAAAATATTCATATAACTTTCTTCCTGCTCTTTTCCATTAAACCAAATTTCCCCATTTGCGCTTCTGCAAGTCAGGTATCTAATATCATTTTCCAAAGCGGTTATTTCTGTCTCGCCTTCCCGGTTATTAATTTTTAAAAGAGCATAGCGGCCATTTATATTGATGTTTGCATCGCTGGAATTAATCACCACATTTTTATCTTTTGGGATTCGAATAATATGAGTGTTCTCCTCGCTGACTGTGTTTATGCCAACCGTCCATCTGCTTTCTCTTTTGGCCGGCTTGATGGTAAGATCTTTTTCATCCATAAATGTCTCAACACGATAAGCGCTTAAATCTTCATTGTTGGAAAATCCAATTATTTTGCCATCTACTTTACTTGTGGTTTTTATATGAACCTTGTTATCAAGGCTGTTTTCGATGATAATTACCCCATTCAGTTTTATATAAACGGTTTTGATTGATTCAGCCTCCATAATTTGTGGATCATTGAAACTGCGGGCAAATAGTTGACTTAAGGAAAGCAAAGTGATTAGGGTTATGTTAAAAAATGTGTTCATGATATTCTCCTTAATAGTTGTTATAGTTAGTACATTGTATTACATAGTATTGGGATAAAAAAATCTCATTCCTTTTTTAAGGTAAACTTTAAAAGCTGAGTCAAGATAAAATAGAGTATAAATGCAGCAAGCAACCCGAGCGGTACAATCCAATAGCCAAGAAGTTCGGTAGCGCCTTCAGTGACTTTCAGTATTCCAAAACTCCAACTCTCATCAGGCCTGCGGAATAAACCAACATTTTCCGGAAATAAAAATTTGGCAAAAGACATTAATCCAAAAATGAATGTCAGCAAATATCCCGTTCCAAAAAGCAGGGCCATAAATAAGCTGCCGATACCGCCGGTAAGTTTGTAAGCCAATCCTGTTAACAATGTTTTTGGAGAAAGTGTTTTTGTCCCGCGTTGCAAGAGTTTATCGGAAACAACCGGTTTTAGAAATTCATGAGGTTCACCCAGTTTTTCAATTGCGGCCAATAACCTGGACACTTCATCCGTTCCTTTTTCATCCTTAAAGCTATTATAAAGATGGTCCTGAAGTTCCATTGCCGTTTCTTCGCGTGAGTCAGAATCGAGCACCTGCATTGCTTTTGCAACCTGTTTAAAATAATTCTGCCAGATTTTTATACTGTTTGCATCTTTAAAAATATTTTCAAGTTTCATTTTTCCCCCATCAGGCTTTGGATTGATCCGGCAAACTGCAGCCATTCTTTTTTCATCTTTTCCAGCGTTTCCAATCCTTTTTCTGTTATCTGATAATACTTGCGCGGCATACCACTCTCCTGGTGTTCCCAGCGGGTTGTCAGCTGTTCTGCCTTTTTTAAACGTGTCAGGATTGGATAGATTGTACCCTCCGATGTCTCCATATTCAGTGACATTTTTATTTTTTTTATCAGCTCATACCCGTAAAATTCATTCTCCTTTAAAACCAACAGAATGATAAACTCCAGGGTTCCTTTGCGTATTTGTGATTGCCATTTCTCGAGATTCATTTTATGCCTTTTGTGTATAGCCTGGCTAATTATAATACATAATACTATGTTTTACAAGGTATGTTTCAAAAAATTTTATTTTATTAAAAAATACCCTAAAGGAATCTGAGTATTAAAACCATTTTCCAATAATAAATTTGGCGCCAATATGTTCTCCCCATTTATTCCTAATCTTATCATGATCGAAATATGTTGCTCCAAACTGACCACCGATAGAGATGGAAAAATCATTATCAAGCGAAAAAATGTAACCGGGCTCCAGCCAAAAACCAAAGTTAGTGTGTTCCTCTTTTGTGTATCGAACAAGGCTGAAAATTGAAGCTATAAAAAAACCTTTTGATTGTAGATCGTCCTTTTCCCTTTTATTAAGAAAGATCGGAGCAGCAGTTTCAAATCCAACGCCGTTTATTCCACTTTGTTTATCTCTTATTCCTAGGCTCAAAATTGAGGTTAATCGAACATCAACAAAATTATTAATTGGTTTTTGGTAAACGACCGGCAAAATATTGATATCGAACTCGCCTTGTTCATAGAATGGTTCAACAGTAATTGAAGGATTGATTCCTATAAAATTTTTAGTGCTTCCATCCTGAGCTTGCAGACATTGGCCAAAAACAATAATTATCAAAAATGTAAAATGTCTCATAAAACTCCTTTGTGATTGCCGGGCCGAAATGATTCTAAGAATATATTAAATTCTACGCTACTTTAAAAAGATGGAGAGAACTAATTATCCCTCCACCATTTCAATTTTATTTTTACAAACTATAACTAAAACCCGCACCAAAAAATGACCCATCAAATAAATCTGCCTGGCTGTCTTTCTCCCCAGAAAAATAAATGGGTTTATAAGTTAAATATGGCGACCATTTTCCAATTTTATAACCAACATTTACATAAGGTGAAAAAAGCACGCCACCCGCTTTGAAGTGTGACCCGGTTTGCACTTCTGAATCAGACGCCTTTTTACCATCTTTTGCCATGGCGGATATTATCGCGGCTCCGATCTGAACGCCACCATTGACAAAAAAGGTTTCACCATAATATAACTCAGCAACAAGGCCTGCTGCCTGGATTGCATAAGTGGTTTGGCCGTCAATATCCGAATTGGCTATTAGCGTTTCAAGGCCATAACGAAAGTAGCTATTGTGTTCAACCATCAAATAAATTGTATTAAAGTGAGGCCCTTTATTACCATTAGACTTTAAGTCAGAAAATTGTGCATCTAATTCGGACAGCTTCATTTTTGAGGTGATAATTGTGGATTTCATCCCAATACTATATTTTGATTTTGTTTCTTGCGCTGATAAAAAGATTGGTAAAACTAAAAGTGCTGTTATAATAAGTTTAAATGTTTTCATGATCATTTCCTTTTTATTAAGAACCTTCCAGGTATCAAAACCCGGAAGGTAAATTGTTTAATTAATCTTCGATGTAATTACCAAACATAAAAGAGAGCTTTAAATTAAGCCCATTCAAATCCGAATCTTTAATACCTTTAAGATCAATACCGTTGATGAACCGATATCCGATCCCCGCGCTTAGTCTCATAAAATCAAAGGTTTGATACTGAACATCAATGGATGGAACAACGACAAAGAACTCATCTTCGGTTTCGAGTTTATCATCTGTTTTATATGATAAACCTCCACCACCGATTAAAACCGATCCTGAAAAATTGAAATCCGAAATTGGTTTAGTGAAGTAGCTAAATACAACACCGCCATAAGCCAAATCAACATTTGTCCCATTTACCGAGTTATTCAGTTTATCAATCGAATTGGCAAGTGCGTATCCACCGCCACCGATGGCGAAATTCTCATTGATTAGTTTTCCACCTTTTCCACCAACGATAAAAGCATTTTGACCGGCGATGTGAGTGTGCATAAATTCCGGTCCGCCAAAACCAAAACCCTCGGTATCTATATTTTGTGCAAAAACGGTTGTAGCAAATAATGATGATATGATTATAATTAATGACTTCATGATAAATCTCCTTTAATTGTGTGTTAGTTTTGAATTGTGTTTTTTTGATTTTAATAGACGCCAAATGACAATTTCCGCAGAGAAGACCCAAATGGCGGTTTGGAAAATGTAAAAAGGTAATTCATGACAGTTTGAGCAGAATTGCCCTCCTGGAAAAAAGCGAAGTATAATCCAGCTAAAATGAATCAGCGAAACTATGATCAATGACTGGCTTCTTCTGCGGATATATCCACTGAAAATTGAAATCGCGATTAGTTGAACAAAGGTCATAATCACTGTAAAACCATTTACTGAGTCTGGGCCGCTTGTTAAAAATTCAGTAAATAAATTCCAGAATCCCCAGGTAATTCCAACAAGTACTACACCTGGCAAAAAATTAAACCTGTTTACCAGCACATTTTGCAAATAGCTGCGCCAGGCAAACTCTGCGCAAACTACAGCCACAAAAAACAAGCTTATTTGCCCGATTGAGTTTGCAAATTTTAAATGTGCATCTGCATTAAAAAAGAGCGACAATATTATACAGCTGCCAAGAAATGGCATTAAAGCGATAAATAAATATTTTAAATCAATGTATTTCCAGAATGGAAAACCCACATTCCTGTTAAACATTGATTGAAGTAAAAAAGCAACAATTCCCGGTAACCCGATTGATATTATCGCGAGATAAACATCACTTAAATAATTGCGCATAAACCACAGAGTAATGCCCACTCCAAACAGAACAGCTGTAAAAATGTGCCATTCGTATTTTCTATTTTTTTTATTTAAAGCGGGCATCTCTTTTTCCTTTTTCATTTTCTAATATTTTATTTGGTTTAATTACTCAATGCTTCTTCGCGTTTAACAAGAAATTCTCCAACAAGGCCTATGGCTTCATCCGCCTTTTCACCGGCAATATTTGTCACTATAAAAATGCCCACATTTTTTTCGTGGTTAATTGTCAACTGTGCCAGCCATTTTGTATTGCTGCCGGAATGAAACATCACTTTTCCATCCGCTGTGACATTCCAACCAAGCCCGTACAACAATCCATTTAAATCCATATCTATCAAACCGGTTTGCAGTTTTGAAAATGTGGCTGCAGACAAAAGAGTCTGGCTCTCGCCTCTGTCCAAATGGAAGTTTATATATTTGGCGATATCTGCTAATGTTGTATGAACATCTCCTGCGGGTCCCATAACTTGCGGATTGTCAGATTCGAGCGTGCTTGGATCAACAGGCGTCTGGTTACTTGCAGAATGTCCCCAGGGCGAGCCCAAAAGGCAGAAATAAATTTTCCTGAATTAATTCTTCCCAGGAATTGCCGCCTACTTTTTCCAGCATAGCGGCAGCAATTGTAAAGCCTGTGTTGCTGTAAGAAAACTCACCGCGCGTTACGCTGAACTCCGTATTCAAAGCTTCACCGGCAACTTCCAGCCGTTGATCCATAATGTTTTCAGAACTTGCATACCATTGCCGCAAATCGATTTCTTCGATTCCGCTGGAATGGGTAAGAAATTCTTGCAGGGTTAAACCGTGATATTTTGCAAGAATCGCATCCGTGTATTCCGGAAAGATTTCAGCTATGGTGGAGTTCCAGTTTATCAATCCTTTTTCGACAAAAATTCCAGCCAGTGTAGCAGTCATTGATTTTGTTATGGAGCCAACATGCCATTTGCCGGAAAGTGTGACTTCTTCAGAACCGCCCATTTTGGTTTTTCCGGCCGCAGCCATTTCGATGGTTTGCCCATCTTTAAAAAGAAGTGCGGAAATTGCAGGCACCTTGGTTTCATCCAAAGTATACTCAAGAATCTCTGTTAAATTGCCATCACCCGCGATGCCATAATCCGGCTTAGTTGTTTTGGGTTCGGTGGAAGACTCGGAGCAGGCAAACAGAAACAGTGCCGAGCTTAAAGAAATGATTAATCCCTTTTTGATGCGGGATGGGTTAAGTGATAAAAACATAGTAAATCTCCTTTTGTTGGTTAATGTGTTTTCAATTTCCGGCTTGATCATCAAGCACGGCGTAACATTACCAATTTGGAGATCTGTTTTTCTACCGATCCGATAATTTCAATTGACGAGTTTATAAACCCGGTAAGTGGTGGGGTTTATAATTTGCCAAAGGAAAGCTGTGGGTTTTGCTAATACAAAAAGTAAACGCAGTGTCCGCAAAGAACGCAAAGGTTTTATACAAGAACTTATTATTTCTACTCTGCGAACTCTGTGGTAAAAAAAGAAACTGCAATAACCTAAAAAAGGGGAAGGGAGATATTAACTCTGTTTGCGGAATTCGGAGGGTGATAGACCGGTAACTTTTTTAAAGGCAGAATTGAAAACGGATAAAGAATTAAATCCAACCTCAAAAGCGATATCCGGCATGGTGCGGTTCTCGGAGGCCGGATCATTAAGAATTGATTTTACAGCCTCGATGCGGTATTCATTTATGAAATTAAAAAAGTTCTTTTCAAACTTTTCATTTATAATCTGTGAGAGCTGATGGGTCGTGACCTTTAACTGGGAAGCCAAATCGGGTAATTTTAAATCGCTGTTAAGATAAAGTTTTTCCACTTCCATCAGACGCTGCAAATTTGAAAGCGTTTTCTCAACCACCTCATCCGTTAAAGTGGATTTTTTATATTTCTGCGGATTAATCTTGAGCAGATCGGCTGTAAAAATCTCCGACTGGCGCATGCCGGTAAAAGCCATTATGTACACAATTACTGTCAGCAAAAACAAAAGATAAACATCGGCTGTTTCATCAAACCAGGGTGTATAGAAAAAGAAGATGTGCACGGCAAGCACAAACAACATGGCAATTATCAATCCCCGCAGATATTTAAATTTAACCGGAATATCCTTATCCAGCGCCTCATTGTTAAGAGCACTATTTAGCTTAACCAGGGCAGTTACAAAATAGCTGCCGATATAAATCTGAAAGACCAGCGAAAAAACAATCTCAAAAGTGCCCAGGTTAAGGTTCTCTTGTAAATCGTTTAAATAGGCTGCGCTTTTTATTGCGCTGCTTTGAAAAATACCGGGGAGTGAAAGAAGAAGAATGATTGCAGCCAAAACAAAATGAATGGCCTCTTTCTTTTTAAGTGTGTAATCCTGGACGGTAAGCG harbors:
- a CDS encoding AraC family transcriptional regulator: MSNVFSGQPTCQYISHMNLQFDLLAIINTLGAFQCFLISLALFSLKTGNRTANRYLAFFLLTLSLFIFDEILYNSGLYQYYPYTYGIGTTFDFLLPPFLYLYIKALTVQDYTLKKKEAIHFVLAAIILLLSLPGIFQSSAIKSAAYLNDLQENLNLGTFEIVFSLVFQIYIGSYFVTALVKLNSALNNEALDKDIPVKFKYLRGLIIAMLFVLAVHIFFFYTPWFDETADVYLLFLLTVIVYIMAFTGMRQSEIFTADLLKINPQKYKKSTLTDEVVEKTLSNLQRLMEVEKLYLNSDLKLPDLASQLKVTTHQLSQIINEKFEKNFFNFINEYRIEAVKSILNDPASENRTMPDIAFEVGFNSLSVFNSAFKKVTGLSPSEFRKQS
- a CDS encoding PadR family transcriptional regulator; translated protein: MNLEKWQSQIRKGTLEFIILLVLKENEFYGYELIKKIKMSLNMETSEGTIYPILTRLKKAEQLTTRWEHQESGMPRKYYQITEKGLETLEKMKKEWLQFAGSIQSLMGEK
- a CDS encoding CPBP family intramembrane metalloprotease translates to MPALNKKNRKYEWHIFTAVLFGVGITLWFMRNYLSDVYLAIISIGLPGIVAFLLQSMFNRNVGFPFWKYIDLKYLFIALMPFLGSCIILSLFFNADAHLKFANSIGQISLFFVAVVCAEFAWRSYLQNVLVNRFNFLPGVVLVGITWGFWNLFTEFLTSGPDSVNGFTVIMTFVQLIAISIFSGYIRRRSQSLIIVSLIHFSWIILRFFPGGQFCSNCHELPFYIFQTAIWVFSAEIVIWRLLKSKKHNSKLTHN
- the katG gene encoding catalase/peroxidase HPI, producing the protein MSNESKCPVTHVAGGGTSNRDWWPNQLKLNVLHQHSPGSNPMGEHFNYAEEFKSLDLEALKKDLYALMTDSQNWWPADYGHYGGLFIRMAWHSAGTYRTGDGRGGAGTGNQRFAPLNSWPDNANLDKARFLLLPIKQKYGRKISWADLMILAGNCALESMGFKTFGFAGGREDIWQPEEDIYWGAEAEWLGDKRYSGERDLENPLAAVQMGLIYVNPEGPNGVPSAVASGQDIRETFARMAMNDEETVALVAGGHTFGKTHGAADTGHVGPEPEGAGIEEQGAGWKSSFGSGKGDDTITSGIEGAWTPNPTKWDMGYFDMLFGYDWDVEKSPAGAYQWVPVNVADKDLAPAAHDPSKKVKTIMTTADMAMRMDPAYEKISRRFHKNPDQFADAFARAWFKLTHRDMGPRSLYLGSEVPKEELIWQDPIPAVTHELINEKDITSLKNNISSSGLSVSQLVSTAWASASTFRGSDKRGGANGARIRLAPQKDWEANQPAKLNTVLQTLEGIQKDFNDAQAGGKIVSMADLIVLAGCVGVEQAAKNAGNDINVPFTPGRGDASQEQTDVDSVAVLEPAADGFRNYLKTKYAISAEELLVDKAQLLTLTAPEMTVLVGGMRVLNTNVGQTQHGVFTANPESLTNDFFVNLLDMRTTWNAKQDDENIFEGRDRTTGKIRWTGTRVDLIFGSNSQLRALAEVYGSSDSQEKFVNDFVAVWNKVMNLDRFDLA
- a CDS encoding serine hydrolase, which produces MFLSLNPSRIKKGLIISLSSALFLFACSESSTEPKTTKPDYGIAGDGNLTEILEYTLDETKVPAISALLFKDGQTIEMAAAGKTKMGGSEEVTLSGKWHVGSITKSMTATLAGIFVEKGLINWNSTIAEIFPEYTDAILAKYHGLTLQEFLTHSSGIEEIDLRQWYASSENIMDQRLEVAGEALNTEFSVTRGEFSYSNTGFTIAAAMLEKVGGNSWEELIQENLFLPFGLALGTFCK
- a CDS encoding serine hydrolase — protein: MGSPWGHSASNQTPVDPSTLESDNPQVMGPAGDVHTTLADIAKYINFHLDRGESQTLLSAATFSKLQTGLIDMDLNGLLYGLGWNVTADGKVMFHSGSNTKWLAQLTINHEKNVGIFIVTNIAGEKADEAIGLVGEFLVKREEALSN